One genomic region from Sulfurimonas sp. encodes:
- a CDS encoding NAD(P)/FAD-dependent oxidoreductase — translation MKFDTIIIGSGAGGLSAAICLAKAGQKVLVLEQHYVAGGWCHSFKLHGSKFTPGIHYIGLLEDGESTSELYKGLGIANDLTFFKMNKDAYEHCYIGNERFDIPANFEEFKNALIKRFPHEKKSITRYLNTIKDVSRELQLIPKMNGFLDAITIPWRTRHMGKYGLFSLKRVIDWHVKDPLLQIILNVQCGDHGLPPALASFPLHAAVMEHYFSGGYYPKGGGASIVDAMIKKINLHGSQVRVKQMVKSIIIQGEEDKKAVGVELQSGEKIYANNILSNADPHKTYVDLVGQNHLSKKLNEKLDSTKYSCTSIMLFLTVNLDVREAGLDSGNIWVMPNKDMDEVYSDMMSVDILSTDKFKGLFVSCTTLKDPDSFDGKHHVLEVITYINYESFKEFEGEKKKRSKEYLVFKEKLMSKMINSLEEVIPNISKHIVHKDLATPITNNHYINSSKGNVYGTAKNLKQIGPFAFRPKSEIQNLYLCGASILSHGVAGASHSGVHTAATILGCRFEELLKHDNTQKLKIIDAQKK, via the coding sequence ATGAAATTTGATACGATTATAATAGGTTCTGGTGCTGGTGGATTGTCAGCCGCAATATGTTTAGCAAAAGCAGGTCAAAAAGTTTTAGTATTGGAACAACACTATGTAGCTGGCGGTTGGTGCCATAGCTTTAAACTTCATGGAAGTAAATTTACTCCTGGTATCCACTATATAGGTTTGCTTGAAGATGGAGAATCTACTTCAGAACTTTATAAAGGTTTAGGGATTGCGAACGATTTAACATTCTTTAAAATGAATAAAGATGCTTATGAACATTGTTATATTGGTAATGAGCGTTTTGATATACCAGCAAATTTTGAAGAATTTAAAAACGCTTTGATAAAACGCTTTCCACATGAAAAAAAAAGTATAACTAGATATTTAAACACCATAAAAGATGTAAGTAGAGAACTTCAACTTATACCAAAGATGAATGGTTTTTTGGATGCGATTACTATACCTTGGAGAACAAGACATATGGGAAAATATGGATTGTTCTCTTTAAAGAGAGTAATAGATTGGCATGTGAAAGATCCTTTATTGCAGATAATTTTAAATGTACAATGTGGCGATCATGGTTTACCTCCAGCCCTTGCATCTTTTCCTCTTCACGCAGCAGTGATGGAACACTACTTTAGTGGTGGTTATTACCCAAAAGGTGGAGGTGCTTCTATTGTAGATGCTATGATAAAGAAAATAAATTTACATGGTTCACAAGTAAGAGTAAAGCAGATGGTTAAAAGTATTATTATTCAAGGTGAAGAAGATAAAAAGGCTGTTGGTGTAGAACTTCAGAGTGGTGAAAAAATTTATGCTAATAATATTCTTTCAAATGCTGATCCACATAAAACCTATGTAGATTTAGTAGGTCAAAATCATTTAAGTAAAAAACTAAATGAAAAATTAGATAGTACAAAATATTCTTGTACATCTATTATGTTGTTTTTGACAGTAAATCTTGATGTTAGAGAAGCTGGACTAGACTCTGGTAATATCTGGGTAATGCCAAATAAAGATATGGATGAAGTGTATTCAGATATGATGAGTGTAGATATATTGTCAACAGATAAATTCAAGGGTCTTTTTGTAAGTTGTACAACCTTAAAAGACCCAGATAGTTTTGATGGTAAACATCATGTTTTAGAAGTAATAACCTATATAAATTATGAATCATTTAAAGAGTTTGAAGGTGAGAAGAAAAAACGCTCAAAAGAGTATTTAGTATTTAAAGAAAAGTTAATGAGTAAGATGATTAACTCTTTAGAAGAGGTGATACCAAATATTTCTAAGCATATTGTGCATAAAGACTTAGCAACCCCTATTACTAACAATCATTATATTAATTCAAGTAAAGGTAATGTTTATGGAACAGCTAAAAATTTAAAACAGATAGGTCCATTTGCATTTAGACCAAAAAGTGAGATACAAAATCTTTACCTTTGTGGTGCTAGTATACTCTCCCATGGCGTAGCTGGTGCTAGTCATTCAGGAGTACATACCGCAGCAACAATACTTGGGTGTAGATTTGAGGAACTACTTAAGCATGACAATACGCAAAAGCTTAAAATTATAGATGCGCAGAAGAAATAA
- a CDS encoding acyl carrier protein codes for MEIEELKYKLKEMIIQECEKEDITPDDIANDVELFSKKSGLELDSLDALQISMGIQNNYGIRLADPKDFRRIVTTIDKLASYIQSQK; via the coding sequence ATGGAGATAGAAGAGTTAAAATATAAACTTAAAGAGATGATAATACAAGAGTGTGAAAAAGAAGATATTACTCCTGATGATATAGCAAATGATGTAGAACTTTTTTCAAAAAAAAGTGGTTTAGAACTTGACTCTTTAGATGCTCTTCAAATTTCCATGGGTATTCAAAATAACTATGGAATTCGTTTAGCTGACCCTAAAGATTTTAGAAGAATAGTGACAACTATTGATAAACTTGCAAGCTACATTCAATCACAAAAATGA
- a CDS encoding aromatic amino acid ammonia-lyase → MIIDNEVVKYKNFLKDKNISLSDNKEYIDFIDAGHEYLIQQMKTGMPIYGVTTGYGEAGQNYAPYEEAQELQKNLYRFHGCGVGEYLSPEVSRIMVTIRFISLSKGKSGVSYDLLKRFELILKNDIYPLIPSQGSVGASGDLTPLSYIAAVIAGEREVIYNNEVLPTMEVYDKLGITPYIFKPKEALAIMNGTAAMSAIAIDAIEKFEILLKTSESFIASVFELLLCDITPLEPFVHDSKPFDGQIKAAANILDKCKNSKLTHEAFSRYENFHLEAEQNIQDRYSIRCAPQVLGVIHDNLEIAKKWIQTEINGVNDNPLIDHIGKKIYTSGNFYGGYVAHAMDTMRICVGNLADILDKEFALMVDHKFNRGLGESLKLNKKSIHHGFKAMQITLSSLTADVIMNTIPASLNSRPTESYNQDKVSMGTTAALHFAKQLPDLTNMLSIALLGMAQGVDLRGYENCSAFLQNSYTTIREKIDRLENDRRMDGDIKNINKMIKAGKFA, encoded by the coding sequence GTGATAATTGATAATGAAGTAGTTAAATATAAAAATTTTTTAAAAGATAAAAATATTTCTTTAAGTGATAATAAAGAGTATATAGATTTTATAGATGCTGGTCATGAGTATTTAATCCAACAGATGAAAACAGGTATGCCTATATATGGGGTAACAACAGGTTATGGAGAAGCAGGACAAAATTATGCTCCATATGAAGAAGCTCAGGAGTTACAGAAAAATCTTTATAGATTTCATGGTTGTGGAGTAGGTGAATATTTAAGTCCAGAAGTTTCTCGCATAATGGTTACGATTCGTTTTATTAGTTTGAGTAAAGGCAAGAGTGGTGTTAGTTATGATTTGTTAAAAAGATTTGAATTAATATTAAAAAATGATATTTATCCTCTCATTCCTTCGCAAGGGTCAGTTGGTGCTAGTGGAGATTTAACTCCTTTATCATATATAGCCGCAGTCATAGCAGGAGAAAGAGAAGTAATTTATAATAATGAAGTTCTTCCAACTATGGAAGTCTATGATAAGCTTGGAATTACACCATATATATTTAAACCAAAAGAAGCTTTAGCAATAATGAATGGTACTGCTGCTATGAGTGCTATAGCGATAGATGCTATTGAAAAATTTGAAATTTTACTAAAAACTTCTGAGAGTTTTATAGCATCTGTATTTGAGCTTTTGTTATGCGACATTACTCCTTTAGAGCCATTTGTACATGATTCTAAGCCATTTGATGGTCAAATAAAAGCAGCTGCGAATATACTTGATAAGTGTAAAAATTCAAAACTTACGCATGAAGCATTTTCAAGGTATGAAAATTTTCATTTAGAAGCAGAGCAAAATATTCAGGATAGATATTCTATCCGTTGTGCTCCACAAGTTTTAGGTGTAATTCATGATAATTTAGAAATAGCTAAAAAATGGATACAAACTGAGATAAATGGTGTTAACGACAACCCTCTCATCGATCATATAGGCAAAAAAATATATACTTCTGGAAATTTTTATGGTGGTTATGTGGCTCATGCTATGGATACAATGCGTATATGTGTTGGAAATTTAGCTGATATACTTGATAAAGAGTTTGCTCTTATGGTAGATCATAAATTTAATCGTGGTCTTGGAGAAAGTTTAAAGTTAAACAAAAAATCAATTCACCATGGCTTTAAAGCTATGCAAATAACTCTAAGTTCACTTACTGCTGATGTTATTATGAATACAATTCCAGCTTCATTAAATTCTCGTCCCACAGAATCATATAATCAAGACAAAGTAAGTATGGGTACTACAGCAGCGCTTCATTTTGCTAAACAACTTCCAGATTTAACAAATATGTTAAGTATAGCCCTTTTAGGAATGGCTCAAGGTGTTGATTTGAGGGGTTATGAAAATTGTTCCGCTTTTCTTCAAAATAGTTATACAACTATAAGAGAAAAAATTGATAGACTTGAGAATGATAGACGCATGGATGGTGATATTAAAAATATAAACAAAATGATAAAAGCTGGTAAGTTCGCATGA
- a CDS encoding NAD(P)/FAD-dependent oxidoreductase: protein MREVDIFIIGAGPAGSIAGAKLVQDGFSVKIVDKSTFPRFVIGESLLPRCNELLENANMLEPIVNARFELKPGAVFQDQGHNYIALDFSKNLGQKWGSSFQVKREEFDKLLIDDAESKGVDVEYEVSVVAYDEINNIIVVENKDGSQVKYKAKKVLDASGYGRVLPSLLNLETDSSLAIRRATFARVDSDERPSGDTNGYIFIDVVGDNEAWIWNIPFSDATTSVGIVCTEEYFSGFKMSDEEFWNHIIYSNKNSAKRYKNSNRIVEVGSISGYSAAVTKLFDKNYILTGNASEFLDPVFSSGVTLALESGAKAAELTARELSGEEIDYQVEYADYMMLGINVFRDYVNAWYDGSLQTILFSDKKNEEITKKVISILSGYVWDKNNSFVTSSRLALKTTYEILSKVS, encoded by the coding sequence ATGAGAGAAGTTGATATATTCATTATTGGAGCTGGACCTGCAGGTTCTATTGCAGGGGCTAAACTTGTTCAAGATGGTTTTAGTGTTAAAATAGTAGATAAAAGTACTTTTCCAAGATTTGTCATTGGAGAGTCTTTACTTCCACGGTGTAATGAGTTATTAGAAAATGCAAATATGCTTGAACCAATAGTAAATGCAAGATTTGAACTTAAACCTGGTGCCGTTTTTCAAGACCAAGGTCATAATTATATTGCACTTGATTTTTCAAAAAATCTTGGACAAAAATGGGGAAGTTCTTTTCAAGTAAAAAGAGAAGAGTTCGATAAACTTCTTATAGATGATGCAGAGTCTAAGGGTGTTGATGTAGAATATGAAGTAAGTGTTGTAGCATATGATGAAATAAACAACATTATAGTAGTTGAAAATAAAGACGGCTCTCAAGTTAAGTATAAGGCTAAAAAAGTTTTAGATGCTTCTGGATATGGAAGAGTTTTACCAAGTTTATTAAACCTAGAAACAGATTCTTCTTTAGCAATCCGACGCGCAACATTTGCAAGAGTAGATAGTGATGAAAGACCTAGTGGTGATACGAATGGTTATATATTTATAGATGTGGTAGGTGATAACGAAGCCTGGATTTGGAATATTCCTTTTTCTGATGCTACAACTTCAGTAGGTATAGTTTGTACTGAAGAATATTTTTCAGGTTTTAAAATGAGTGATGAAGAATTTTGGAATCATATTATATATAGTAATAAGAATTCTGCAAAAAGATATAAAAACTCAAATCGTATTGTAGAAGTTGGCTCCATCTCTGGATATTCTGCAGCTGTAACAAAACTATTTGATAAAAATTATATTTTGACTGGCAATGCTTCAGAATTTTTAGACCCTGTATTTTCATCTGGAGTCACTTTAGCACTTGAGTCTGGAGCAAAAGCGGCAGAACTCACAGCAAGGGAACTTAGTGGAGAAGAAATAGATTATCAGGTAGAATATGCTGATTATATGATGTTAGGCATAAATGTATTTAGAGATTATGTTAACGCTTGGTATGATGGCTCATTGCAAACTATACTTTTTTCAGATAAAAAGAACGAAGAAATAACAAAAAAAGTTATTTCTATTTTAAGTGGTTATGTTTGGGATAAAAATAATAGTTTTGTTACATCATCAAGACTAGCACTTAAAACTACATATGAAATTTTAAGTAAAGTTTCATAG
- a CDS encoding lysophospholipid acyltransferase family protein, translating into MEVKQKGNAFGHKVVLFIYKLFGYKFVAFILNFVSLYYVVFSQSTKKSLQSYYDHLDIKLTNYQFFCHIKLFSFSIFDRFVSRMKPDELTLVQDNRYVFEAMYETGGVALFSHFGAWSVASHSISDNKSKIHVVMRENTKQEINEVEKTTQRQNESSVNFIDLNKGAIAANIQIANAIMSKEIVAMMVDRISDESKTIEVKFLNDKVKINKNPFDIAKRLNVPIVATFVINIGMAKYNVNFVEVQTKDKTLEEIAQNYMKILEKMVKNNPKQWYNFYDFFKTQGINK; encoded by the coding sequence GTGGAAGTAAAACAAAAAGGAAATGCCTTTGGGCATAAGGTAGTTTTATTTATTTATAAATTATTTGGCTATAAGTTTGTTGCTTTTATTTTAAACTTTGTATCGCTTTATTATGTAGTTTTCTCACAATCAACTAAAAAATCATTGCAAAGTTATTATGATCATCTAGATATTAAACTTACAAATTATCAATTTTTTTGCCATATAAAACTTTTTTCATTTTCCATTTTTGATAGGTTTGTATCTAGAATGAAACCAGATGAACTAACTCTTGTCCAAGATAATAGATATGTATTTGAGGCTATGTATGAAACTGGTGGTGTAGCCCTATTTTCACATTTTGGTGCGTGGTCAGTTGCTTCACATTCCATAAGTGATAACAAATCCAAAATTCATGTTGTTATGAGAGAAAATACAAAACAAGAGATAAATGAAGTAGAAAAAACAACTCAAAGACAAAATGAAAGCAGTGTGAATTTTATTGATTTAAACAAAGGTGCAATAGCCGCAAATATTCAGATAGCAAATGCCATTATGAGTAAAGAAATAGTCGCAATGATGGTAGATAGGATAAGTGATGAGTCTAAGACAATAGAAGTAAAGTTTTTGAACGATAAAGTTAAGATAAATAAAAATCCTTTTGATATAGCAAAAAGACTAAATGTTCCTATAGTAGCAACTTTTGTAATAAACATAGGGATGGCAAAATATAATGTAAATTTTGTAGAAGTTCAGACAAAAGATAAAACATTAGAAGAGATAGCTCAAAATTATATGAAAATATTAGAAAAAATGGTAAAAAACAATCCAAAACAATGGTATAATTTTTATGATTTTTTTAAAACACAAGGAATTAATAAGTGA
- a CDS encoding ABC transporter ATP-binding protein, which yields MIEISNITKEYGSLKALNNLSLRIKEKTVFGLLGVNGAGKSTLLSVLNGLVKIDSGFVKVFGLDLAYHKKEIKEMSSIIPQHLAFYENLSVKENLDFFSKIQKASKKNIDKAIEVNRLNELLNQKSSTLSGGQKRRLNIAIGLLNNPKIIYFDEPTVGLDPKSRNEILDSIKTYKDLGVSVVYTSHYMTEIERICDEVAIIDKGKLIKQDLLDNLLSDKLSDKILIEIIHSDKVNNLNFNITNDSMIETNKEELFSIIEKLDEHKINIKQIKYGASNLEKYFLEVT from the coding sequence ATGATAGAAATATCAAATATCACAAAAGAATATGGGTCGCTAAAAGCTTTAAATAATCTATCACTTAGAATTAAAGAAAAAACTGTTTTTGGTTTACTTGGTGTAAATGGTGCTGGAAAAAGCACTCTTTTGTCTGTTTTAAATGGTCTTGTTAAAATTGATAGTGGTTTTGTTAAAGTTTTTGGGCTTGATTTAGCATATCATAAGAAAGAGATAAAAGAGATGAGTTCTATTATCCCTCAGCATCTTGCTTTTTATGAAAACCTCAGTGTAAAAGAAAATTTAGATTTTTTTTCAAAAATTCAAAAAGCAAGTAAAAAAAATATAGATAAAGCTATTGAAGTAAATAGGTTAAATGAACTCTTAAATCAAAAATCAAGCACATTATCTGGTGGACAAAAAAGAAGACTAAATATTGCGATAGGTTTGCTAAACAATCCAAAGATTATATATTTTGATGAACCAACAGTTGGACTTGACCCAAAAAGTAGAAATGAAATACTTGACTCTATTAAAACATATAAAGACTTAGGAGTAAGCGTAGTTTATACTAGCCATTATATGACTGAAATAGAAAGAATATGTGATGAAGTTGCTATCATCGATAAAGGAAAATTGATAAAGCAAGATTTGCTTGATAATCTACTCTCAGATAAATTATCAGATAAGATATTGATAGAAATAATACATAGCGATAAAGTAAATAATCTAAATTTTAATATTACAAATGACTCTATGATTGAAACAAATAAAGAAGAACTTTTTTCCATCATAGAAAAGTTAGATGAACATAAAATAAATATCAAACAGATTAAGTATGGTGCTTCTAATCTTGAGAAGTACTTTTTAGAAGTGACTTAA
- a CDS encoding glycosyltransferase family 2 protein yields the protein MNFCVVVPVYNSPYIKEVIEDILNYNYFIIIVDDGSDVKFDFKNENINLIRHSSNKGKGAAILSGAKRAKDLGFDFFVTVDADKQHIPSEIQKLIDAYKNNHIVIGNRDFSSSTVPNSSKFGRKFSNFWVKLETLCTLGDTQSGFRAYPIDILELSLNNTRFDFEIEILAKHSFRGGKFIDVEVECYYPPADERISHFNKLDDNVRLSVMHTKLIIQRYLFLRGWLWK from the coding sequence ATGAATTTTTGTGTTGTTGTTCCAGTGTATAATTCACCATATATTAAAGAAGTTATAGAAGATATTTTAAACTATAATTATTTTATAATTATTGTAGATGATGGTTCAGATGTTAAATTTGATTTTAAAAATGAAAACATAAACTTAATTAGACATTCTTCAAACAAAGGTAAAGGTGCAGCCATATTAAGCGGTGCTAAAAGAGCTAAAGATTTAGGTTTTGACTTTTTTGTGACAGTAGATGCTGATAAGCAACACATTCCATCTGAAATTCAAAAACTCATAGATGCATATAAAAACAATCATATAGTTATCGGAAATCGTGATTTTTCTTCAAGCACAGTTCCAAATAGTTCAAAATTTGGTCGTAAATTTTCAAATTTTTGGGTTAAACTAGAAACATTATGCACTCTTGGCGACACTCAAAGTGGTTTTAGAGCTTACCCTATTGATATATTAGAATTATCTCTTAACAACACAAGATTTGATTTTGAGATAGAAATACTTGCAAAACATTCATTTCGTGGTGGTAAATTTATAGATGTAGAAGTTGAGTGTTACTATCCTCCAGCAGATGAGCGTATCTCTCATTTTAATAAATTAGATGATAATGTTCGTCTTAGCGTGATGCATACAAAATTAATTATACAAAGATATCTGTTTTTAAGAGGTTGGTTGTGGAAGTAA
- a CDS encoding beta-ketoacyl synthase N-terminal-like domain-containing protein, whose amino-acid sequence MSKIKILKYEINSAQGNISQTIKAIKTNNIKLFHKRASTIDGYIDVPYYLLSKEIKEEKNAILKGLRDVVAKTVVDLDDKQRSSTIIILGTSLADLNIVNNIQDSLSSQDKIYKSVKSSIDSYAKKLATEFGLNDFTVTISSACTSSANAILEARNFLLNDICEYVVVLGAEIFSKITNDGFNSMRILSAQKQRPFDVNRDGLILGEGIGAVLLSKNGKSFWTLEGGFSNCNAVNITSVSEDGLEYVDVMNASLKNSKIKAQDITALKAHATGTYTNDLSEINAISKVFDKDVVFTALKPYVGHTLGSSGVLELCIFIDAIENGFIPKTLNHSKSILKDYVPLLEHKECYEGVFMLNYFGFGGNNTSLIIKKEKI is encoded by the coding sequence ATGAGTAAAATAAAAATACTTAAGTATGAAATAAATTCAGCTCAAGGAAATATATCTCAGACTATTAAAGCTATTAAAACGAATAATATAAAATTATTTCATAAAAGGGCATCTACGATAGATGGCTATATAGATGTCCCTTACTATTTACTTTCTAAAGAAATTAAAGAAGAAAAAAACGCTATCTTGAAAGGTTTAAGAGATGTAGTGGCTAAAACAGTAGTTGACTTAGATGATAAACAACGGTCATCTACAATCATTATATTAGGTACATCTTTGGCTGATTTAAATATTGTAAATAATATTCAAGATTCTCTTAGTTCTCAAGATAAAATATATAAATCTGTAAAAAGTAGTATAGACAGCTACGCAAAAAAACTTGCAACAGAATTTGGATTAAATGATTTTACAGTAACCATAAGTAGTGCTTGTACATCAAGTGCTAATGCTATTCTTGAAGCTAGAAATTTTTTACTAAATGATATTTGTGAGTATGTTGTTGTTCTTGGAGCTGAAATATTTTCAAAAATAACGAATGATGGTTTTAATTCTATGAGAATTCTCTCAGCACAAAAACAAAGACCTTTTGATGTAAATCGTGATGGCTTAATCTTAGGCGAAGGTATCGGGGCTGTGTTGCTTAGTAAAAATGGCAAATCATTTTGGACGCTAGAAGGTGGTTTTAGTAATTGTAATGCAGTAAATATAACTTCAGTATCTGAAGATGGGCTTGAGTATGTAGATGTAATGAATGCTTCTTTAAAAAATTCTAAAATTAAAGCTCAAGATATTACAGCACTAAAAGCTCATGCTACGGGAACTTATACAAATGATTTATCTGAGATAAATGCAATAAGCAAAGTTTTTGATAAAGATGTTGTTTTTACAGCATTGAAACCTTATGTAGGGCATACTTTAGGTAGTTCTGGAGTTTTAGAACTCTGTATATTTATAGATGCTATTGAAAATGGTTTTATTCCAAAAACTTTAAATCATTCAAAATCAATCTTAAAAGATTATGTACCCTTGCTTGAACATAAAGAGTGTTATGAGGGTGTTTTCATGTTGAACTATTTTGGTTTTGGTGGAAACAATACTTCACTAATTATAAAAAAAGAAAAGATATGA
- a CDS encoding ABC transporter permease, with translation MIKKEFLLVLRDKHALVALFIMPAIFILIMSISLKDQFTQNSISFEINIENLDKSRMSKKFIRKIKKDKNFVILKTKNSADIKILIPKNYFKDSKKEKVNTQLIIEIDGIVKGTEIEVFKAKLSRIIIEMRLASISKSLKSRVKNTLNEELFDIKYVKANKMPNSTQQSVPSWIVFGMFFVIIPMSTIYINEKKQNTLIRLTSMNISLISMTISKSIPYMIINQIQVWIMIGVGVFIVPFFNAPALEINGSIMAIVVLSTSISLAAIGLSNLIAVSAQTGEQATTIGGILNILLGAIGGVMIPKFIMPESMQTLANFSPMSWGLDGFLKIFLNSADTFMIARESLVLVAFGTFTLMISMLILQIRIRRGL, from the coding sequence ATGATTAAAAAAGAATTTTTACTAGTTTTACGAGATAAACATGCATTAGTAGCTTTGTTTATAATGCCAGCGATTTTTATACTTATTATGTCTATCTCTTTAAAAGATCAATTTACTCAAAATAGTATTAGCTTTGAAATAAATATAGAAAATTTAGATAAATCAAGAATGAGTAAAAAGTTTATAAGAAAAATAAAAAAAGATAAAAATTTTGTAATACTTAAAACTAAAAATAGTGCAGATATAAAGATATTAATACCAAAAAATTATTTTAAAGATAGCAAAAAAGAAAAAGTTAATACGCAATTAATTATAGAAATTGATGGTATTGTTAAAGGTACTGAAATTGAGGTTTTTAAAGCAAAACTTAGTAGGATTATAATTGAAATGCGTTTAGCTAGTATTAGTAAATCTTTAAAGTCACGAGTAAAAAATACTTTGAATGAAGAACTTTTTGATATAAAATATGTTAAAGCTAACAAAATGCCAAATTCAACGCAGCAAAGTGTACCAAGTTGGATAGTTTTTGGAATGTTTTTTGTAATTATTCCAATGTCAACAATATACATAAATGAAAAAAAACAAAACACACTTATTCGACTGACTTCAATGAATATATCTTTAATATCAATGACTATATCAAAGAGTATTCCTTATATGATTATAAATCAAATTCAAGTTTGGATTATGATTGGAGTAGGGGTTTTTATAGTACCATTTTTTAATGCTCCTGCTCTTGAAATAAATGGTTCGATTATGGCTATTGTAGTTTTATCTACAAGTATTAGTTTAGCGGCTATTGGTCTTTCCAACCTTATTGCAGTTAGTGCACAAACAGGGGAGCAGGCTACAACAATTGGTGGTATTTTAAATATTTTACTAGGTGCTATTGGTGGTGTTATGATACCAAAATTCATTATGCCTGAATCTATGCAAACTTTAGCAAATTTTTCACCTATGTCATGGGGTTTAGATGGTTTTTTAAAAATATTTTTAAATTCGGCAGATACATTTATGATAGCCAGAGAGTCACTAGTTTTAGTTGCTTTTGGTACCTTTACCTTAATGATTTCTATGCTAATATTGCAAATAAGAATAAGAAGAGGGCTTTAG
- a CDS encoding class I SAM-dependent methyltransferase, which translates to MFEGNNLSAADALLEAQKIAFGPVVFQTARLLRDWGVFKLLQDKKTSISVEEISKTLGLSIYTVEILCESGFSMGALKLENEKYSITKIGYFLLIDEMTKVNMDFNHDVNYQGLFYLDEALKNNEPSGLHHTFSKEETIYPILSKLPPKVKKSWFNFDHFYSDAAFKLLIDIMSKKGVKKLLEPGGNTGKWAVSITKASPQTSVTILDHQGQIDVALINAKKNGVEDRVDARAIDLLDHSIDFPKGYDGVWMSQFLDCFSPSDIISILKRSKDALNEDGKVFIVEPFWDRQSHEIGAYCLINTSPYFTALANGTSKMYRAVEFESFVDEAGLKVVEEINGLGFGHTLMICEKK; encoded by the coding sequence ATGTTTGAAGGAAATAATTTAAGTGCGGCAGATGCGCTATTGGAAGCTCAAAAAATTGCATTTGGACCTGTTGTATTTCAAACTGCTAGATTACTTAGAGATTGGGGTGTTTTTAAATTACTTCAAGATAAAAAAACCTCTATTAGCGTAGAAGAAATTTCTAAAACTTTAGGACTATCTATTTATACAGTTGAAATCTTATGTGAATCAGGCTTTAGTATGGGTGCTTTAAAATTAGAAAACGAAAAATATTCTATAACAAAGATAGGTTACTTTTTACTAATTGACGAGATGACAAAAGTAAATATGGACTTTAATCATGATGTAAACTATCAAGGTTTATTTTACCTTGATGAAGCACTAAAAAACAACGAACCTTCTGGTCTTCATCACACTTTTTCTAAAGAAGAAACAATTTATCCTATACTCTCAAAACTACCACCAAAAGTTAAAAAAAGTTGGTTTAATTTTGACCATTTCTACTCAGATGCTGCATTTAAACTACTGATTGATATTATGAGCAAAAAAGGTGTTAAAAAGTTACTAGAACCAGGTGGAAATACTGGAAAATGGGCAGTGTCAATAACTAAGGCTTCTCCTCAAACAAGCGTAACTATACTTGATCATCAAGGTCAAATAGATGTAGCACTAATAAATGCAAAAAAAAATGGAGTTGAAGATAGAGTAGATGCTAGAGCGATTGATTTACTAGACCACAGCATAGATTTTCCAAAAGGATATGATGGTGTTTGGATGAGTCAATTTTTAGACTGTTTTTCACCTTCTGATATTATATCAATACTAAAGCGTTCAAAAGATGCACTAAATGAAGATGGAAAAGTTTTTATTGTTGAACCATTTTGGGATAGACAAAGCCATGAAATTGGTGCTTATTGTCTTATAAACACATCACCCTACTTTACTGCTTTGGCAAACGGCACTAGTAAAATGTATAGAGCCGTAGAGTTTGAATCCTTTGTTGATGAAGCTGGTCTAAAAGTAGTTGAAGAAATTAATGGCTTAGGATTTGGTCATACTCTAATGATTTGTGAGAAAAAATAA